The window CTCCGCTCGAAACGCAGGCTTGTCAGACGTAACTTACTTTAATACAAAAAGCGAACTCATATCCGAAATAAAAAAATCGGTTTCCGCAAACGACATCGTGTTGGTCAAAGGTTCGCGCGGAAGTCGGATGGAAGAAATCATCAAAGGATTAACGGAGTAGCATGTTTTACCATTTTTTATATCCACTGAAACGCATTTTTTCTGGATTCAATCTTTTCCAGTACATTACGTTCCGCGCGGCAATGGCGGCGATCACAGCTTTGCTCATCGCTTTCATCGCGGGTCCGTTTATCCTGTTAATGCTTAAAAAATTTCAGTGTGGTGAGTTGATTCGTGAAGACGGGCCAAAAACACATTTAGCCAAAAAGGGAACGCCGACAATGGGCGGAATCATTATTCTGATTTCCGTTATCATCCCTGTTCTTCTCTGGGCAAATCTGAAAAATACTTATGTCGATCTCATTCTCCTTGCAACGATTTGGATGGGCGCGATCGGATTTTTAGACGATTATCTGAAGGTCGTTCGGAAGATGAAAAAAGGATTGATCGCCCGTTATAAATTGCTTGGACAGATTTCGCTTGGACTGATCATCGGCGCCTATATTTACTTTTCTCCGGAATTTGCCAGCGTGAATTCGCTGACAACAGTCCCTTTCATCAAAGATTTTGAAATCGACCTCGGCCTTTTTTACATTCCGATCGTCATCATTTTTGTCACATTCATCTCAAATGCGGTGAATTTGACAGACGGACTGGATGGACTGGCGGCAGGACTCATGGGAATCGCGGCGTTGACCTTTGCGGTAATTGCATACGTTTCTGGACGTGTCGACTTCAGTGATTATTTGAATATTCTCTATCTGCCTGGCAGTGGCGAACTAGCGATCTACGCAACGGCGTTTGCCGGCGCTATTCTTGGATTTCTCTGGTACAACGGCCATCCAGCACAGGTTTTTATGGGCGATACCGGTTCGCTCAGCATGGGTTGCGCACTGGGAACAATGGCGATTCTTTTGAAAAAGGAAATCCTGTTTTTATTAATTGGCGGCGTTTTCATCGCCGAAGGTCTCTCCGTCGTAATTCAGGTAACCTATTTTCGGTGGACGCGCAAGCGAACCGGAACCGGCAAACGCATTTTTTTAATGGCGCCGCTTCATCATCATTTCGAGATGAAAGGGCAGGATGAAAGCAAGATCGTGATCCGGTTCTGGATTATTGGCATTTTGTTGGCAATTTTAGGATTAAGCAGTTTCAAAATACTATGATGGATTTGAAAACAAAACCAACCGATTTTAAGGACGTCCGAATCGCAGTTCTGGGTGCTAAGCGAAGCGGCGTGATGGCGTCGATTCTTTTCGCGAAAAAAGGCGGCAAGGTTCTGCTTTCCGATTCCGGAACCGTCGAAATCGAAGGCAATCTTCTGTCCGAACTGAACCGATTAAACGTGGAGGTTGAGTTAGGCGGTCATACATCCAAAGTCACCAATTCCGAATTGGCGATTCTCAGCCCGGGAATTCCCAATTCAGCGCCGATTATTCAGTTATTGGTAAAATCTGAAATTCCAATCGTCAGTGAAATCGAAGCCGCTTCGTGGTTTATCCAAAATTCAACCATCATCGGCGTGACCGGTTCTAACGGAAAAACTACCACAACGACGCTTTTAAACGAGATGTTCAAAGATACAAACTTCGAGACATATTGCGGTGGGAATATCGGCATACCGCTGAGCCAATTGATGATTGACGCGGAAAAATCCGATTCTCCCGATAAAGTCTTTATCCTCGAACTCAGCAGTTTTCAGCTGGAGCGAATTGTACATTTTCATCCAAATATTTCAATCATGCTAAACATCACACCAGATCACATGGATCGTTACGAGCATAATCTGATGCATTATTTTGCGGCGAAACTCCACATTGCCATGAACCAAAACCGAAACGATTTTTATATCTACAACGATGACGATCGGCTATTGTGCGAAAATCTTCCAAAGAATTGCCAGACGATTCCTGCGGGCATTTTCTCTAAATCTGAAAAGCCGGTTTATGCCGATAAAAATTCTATTTATTTGAAAAATGGAGAAAAACTGATCGATCGCTCAGAACTATTTTTGCTGGGCGAACACAACCTGTACAATATTCTGGCGTCGCTTAATGCCGCATTAATTTGCGGAATTTCACAGGCACATCTTAGGGACGTACTGAAAAATTTCAAAGGCATCGAGCATCGGTTGGAATTTATCACGACGATCAACGGCGTTGATTTTTACAACGATTCCAAGGCGACGAACGTCGATTCGGTAAATTACGCGTTGAAAAGCTTCGCGCGCCCTGTTATCGTCATTCTCGGCGGAAAGGACAAAGATTCCGATTTTTCATTGTTGATCCCAAATCTGAAGAAATATGCCAAAGAGGCAATTCTCGTTGGAAAAGCCGCGGCGAAAATCCGCACCGCATTGGAAGGAGTCCTCCCGCTTACCGATGCCGGATATAATATGGAAAAAGCAGTTCGGATAGCGAAAACGAAAGCAAATCCGGGAGACGTCGTCGTACTCTCACCCG is drawn from Candidatus Marinimicrobia bacterium CG08_land_8_20_14_0_20_45_22 and contains these coding sequences:
- a CDS encoding phospho-N-acetylmuramoyl-pentapeptide-transferase; amino-acid sequence: MFYHFLYPLKRIFSGFNLFQYITFRAAMAAITALLIAFIAGPFILLMLKKFQCGELIREDGPKTHLAKKGTPTMGGIIILISVIIPVLLWANLKNTYVDLILLATIWMGAIGFLDDYLKVVRKMKKGLIARYKLLGQISLGLIIGAYIYFSPEFASVNSLTTVPFIKDFEIDLGLFYIPIVIIFVTFISNAVNLTDGLDGLAAGLMGIAALTFAVIAYVSGRVDFSDYLNILYLPGSGELAIYATAFAGAILGFLWYNGHPAQVFMGDTGSLSMGCALGTMAILLKKEILFLLIGGVFIAEGLSVVIQVTYFRWTRKRTGTGKRIFLMAPLHHHFEMKGQDESKIVIRFWIIGILLAILGLSSFKIL
- the murD gene encoding UDP-N-acetylmuramoyl-L-alanine--D-glutamate ligase, whose protein sequence is MMDLKTKPTDFKDVRIAVLGAKRSGVMASILFAKKGGKVLLSDSGTVEIEGNLLSELNRLNVEVELGGHTSKVTNSELAILSPGIPNSAPIIQLLVKSEIPIVSEIEAASWFIQNSTIIGVTGSNGKTTTTTLLNEMFKDTNFETYCGGNIGIPLSQLMIDAEKSDSPDKVFILELSSFQLERIVHFHPNISIMLNITPDHMDRYEHNLMHYFAAKLHIAMNQNRNDFYIYNDDDRLLCENLPKNCQTIPAGIFSKSEKPVYADKNSIYLKNGEKLIDRSELFLLGEHNLYNILASLNAALICGISQAHLRDVLKNFKGIEHRLEFITTINGVDFYNDSKATNVDSVNYALKSFARPVIVILGGKDKDSDFSLLIPNLKKYAKEAILVGKAAAKIRTALEGVLPLTDAGYNMEKAVRIAKTKANPGDVVVLSPACASFDMYNNYEHRGKAFKEIVRRFEEEPKSA